The Arthrobacter burdickii genome window below encodes:
- a CDS encoding DUF4245 domain-containing protein, producing MSNSGEERATPGTEAGSGVQHAGGRAVERPAGSPRPDADRDDDLDDDAPPITLTASQAKRASSTARGMLIATGATIAVVLPVYFLNPTYTAETYKRDIDVETVARQAAGDAGYLPASPGLPEGWSSNFARWVTGRSDSVDFWEVGFLTSDSGFIQLTQTDDANPTWVAQRIGDAQVSGTRTIGGLEWELLDAPNGDTVLTSDVDGATVILNGEASLTEFDTMGAAVIEDVRQNAADEAERLSSSDTDG from the coding sequence GTGAGCAATTCAGGCGAAGAGCGGGCGACCCCGGGAACCGAGGCAGGCTCCGGCGTGCAGCATGCGGGCGGACGAGCCGTCGAACGGCCGGCCGGAAGCCCCCGTCCCGACGCCGACCGGGACGACGACCTGGACGACGACGCGCCTCCCATCACGCTCACGGCGAGCCAGGCGAAGCGTGCCAGCTCGACGGCCCGCGGGATGCTAATCGCCACCGGGGCGACCATCGCCGTCGTCCTGCCCGTCTACTTCCTGAACCCCACCTACACCGCCGAGACGTACAAGCGCGACATCGATGTCGAGACCGTGGCACGCCAGGCCGCGGGCGACGCCGGCTACCTTCCGGCGTCACCGGGCCTTCCCGAGGGCTGGTCCTCCAACTTCGCCCGCTGGGTCACCGGCCGCAGCGACAGCGTGGATTTCTGGGAGGTCGGGTTCCTCACCTCGGACAGCGGCTTCATCCAGCTCACGCAGACTGACGACGCCAATCCCACCTGGGTGGCCCAGCGGATCGGCGATGCGCAGGTGTCCGGCACACGGACCATCGGCGGCCTGGAGTGGGAACTCCTGGACGCGCCGAACGGTGACACGGTGCTGACGTCCGACGTCGACGGCGCGACCGTGATCCTGAACGGGGAGGCCTCCCTCACCGAGTTCGACACCATGGGCGCAGCCGTCATCGAGGACGTACGGCAGAATGCCGCCGACGAGGCCGAGCGCCTGTCATCTTCCGACACGGACGGATGA
- the glpX gene encoding class II fructose-bisphosphatase: MRIDVSQNAKNAQYSTLSPALAVGDDEPDRNLALELVRVTEAAAIAGGHWVGFGDKNLADGAAVDAMRSLLQTVHFNGVVVIGEGEKDEAPMLFNGERVGDGSGPECDVAVDPIDGTRLTALGINNALAVLAVAERGSMFDPSAVFYMEKLVTGPEAADMVDLRLPVKQNLHLIAKANSKKVSQLNVMILDRDRHKPLVEEIRAAGARTKFIMDGDVAGAIAAAREGTDVDALMGIGGTPEGIVAACAIKSLGGVIQGRLWPTSDEEKQKALDAGHDLDRVLSTNDLVTSDNCYFAATGITDGDLLRGVRYSKDKVLTQSMVMRSKSGTIRVVDGEHQAHKWETYARIKE, from the coding sequence ATGAGGATAGACGTGTCCCAGAACGCTAAGAATGCCCAGTACTCGACACTGTCACCGGCTCTGGCCGTCGGGGATGACGAGCCGGACCGGAACCTCGCGCTGGAACTCGTCCGCGTCACGGAGGCCGCGGCCATCGCCGGCGGCCACTGGGTCGGCTTCGGCGACAAGAACCTGGCCGACGGCGCCGCCGTGGACGCCATGCGCTCGCTCCTGCAGACCGTGCACTTCAACGGTGTCGTGGTGATCGGTGAGGGCGAGAAGGACGAGGCGCCGATGCTGTTCAACGGTGAGCGTGTGGGAGATGGCAGCGGACCCGAGTGCGACGTCGCCGTCGACCCGATCGACGGGACCCGCCTGACCGCCCTGGGCATCAACAACGCCCTCGCCGTCCTCGCGGTCGCCGAGCGCGGTTCGATGTTCGACCCGTCCGCGGTGTTCTACATGGAGAAGCTCGTCACCGGCCCCGAGGCCGCCGACATGGTGGACCTGCGCCTGCCGGTGAAGCAGAACCTGCACCTCATCGCGAAGGCCAACAGCAAGAAGGTCAGCCAGCTCAACGTCATGATCCTGGACCGCGACCGGCACAAGCCGCTCGTGGAGGAGATCCGCGCGGCCGGCGCGCGCACGAAGTTCATCATGGACGGCGACGTCGCCGGAGCGATCGCGGCAGCCCGTGAGGGCACCGACGTCGACGCCCTCATGGGCATCGGCGGCACGCCCGAGGGCATCGTCGCAGCCTGCGCCATCAAGTCCCTGGGCGGCGTCATCCAGGGCAGGCTCTGGCCCACGAGCGACGAGGAGAAGCAGAAGGCCCTCGACGCCGGCCACGACCTGGACCGTGTGCTGTCGACCAACGACCTCGTCACGAGCGACAACTGCTACTTCGCGGCGACCGGCATCACCGACGGCGACCTGCTGCGCGGGGTGCGCTACAGCAAGGACAAGGTCCTCACCCAGTCCATGGTCATGCGCTCCAAGTCCGGCACCATCCGGGTCGTCGACGGCGAGCACCAGGCCCACAAGTGGGAGACCTACGCCCGCATCAAGGAGTAA
- a CDS encoding class II fumarate hydratase: MTPTPAASPESSSTTGATPGTEDAEYRIEHDTMGEVRVPVNALYRAQTQRAVENFPISGTTLERAHIEALARIKKAAATANAELGVLDEERARAIEAAAEDVASGRYDGDFPVDIYQTGSGTSSNMNANEVIATLASRALEAAGSSTSVHPNDHVNASQSSNDVFPTSVHVAATSALVKDLIPALAHLAEALERKAEEFSTVVKSGRTHLMDATPVTLGQEFGGYAAQVRYGIERIEASLPRVAEVPLGGTAVGTGINTPAGFSARVIELLAEDTGLPLTEARDHFEAQANRDALVEVSGMLRTIAVSLTKIHNDLRWLGSGPNTGLGEIALPDLQPGSSIMPGKVNPVIAEAVLMVCAQVVGNDATVAWSGTNGAFELNVGIPVIARNVLESIRLLSNSTRVSADRMIDGITANVERARFLAEASPSIVTPLNKYIGYENAAKIAKKAVAEGLTVREAVVALGFVERGELTEEQLASALDVLSMTRPPQA; the protein is encoded by the coding sequence ATGACTCCAACGCCTGCAGCCAGCCCTGAATCCAGCTCCACGACCGGCGCGACGCCCGGCACGGAGGATGCGGAGTACCGCATCGAACACGACACCATGGGCGAGGTGCGCGTCCCGGTCAACGCCCTGTACCGGGCCCAGACGCAGCGTGCCGTCGAGAACTTCCCGATCTCCGGCACCACCCTCGAGCGCGCGCACATCGAGGCGCTCGCCCGCATCAAGAAGGCCGCCGCCACGGCCAACGCCGAACTCGGCGTGCTCGACGAAGAGCGTGCGCGGGCCATCGAGGCGGCAGCCGAGGACGTCGCCTCCGGCCGGTACGACGGCGACTTCCCCGTGGACATCTACCAGACCGGCTCGGGGACGTCCTCGAACATGAACGCCAACGAGGTCATCGCGACCCTCGCCAGCCGGGCGCTCGAAGCCGCCGGCAGCTCGACCTCGGTCCACCCCAACGACCACGTCAATGCGTCGCAGTCGTCCAACGACGTCTTCCCGACGTCCGTCCACGTGGCGGCGACGTCCGCACTCGTCAAGGACCTCATCCCGGCCCTGGCACACCTCGCGGAGGCCTTGGAGCGCAAGGCGGAGGAATTCAGCACCGTGGTGAAGTCCGGCCGCACGCACCTCATGGACGCCACACCGGTCACACTCGGCCAGGAGTTCGGCGGCTACGCGGCGCAGGTCCGCTACGGCATCGAGCGCATCGAGGCGTCGCTGCCCCGCGTCGCGGAGGTCCCCCTGGGCGGCACGGCCGTCGGCACCGGCATCAACACTCCGGCCGGCTTCTCGGCACGCGTCATCGAGCTCCTCGCCGAGGACACCGGGCTCCCCCTCACCGAGGCACGCGACCACTTCGAGGCCCAGGCCAACCGCGACGCCCTCGTCGAGGTCTCGGGCATGCTGCGCACCATCGCCGTCTCCCTCACCAAGATCCACAACGACCTCCGCTGGCTCGGGTCCGGCCCCAACACCGGCCTGGGCGAGATCGCACTCCCCGACCTGCAGCCCGGCTCGTCGATCATGCCCGGCAAGGTCAACCCGGTCATCGCCGAAGCCGTCCTCATGGTCTGCGCCCAGGTGGTCGGCAACGACGCCACGGTGGCCTGGTCGGGGACGAACGGCGCCTTCGAGCTGAACGTCGGCATCCCCGTGATCGCCCGCAACGTGCTCGAGTCCATCCGCCTGCTCAGCAACTCGACGCGGGTCTCGGCCGACCGCATGATCGACGGGATCACCGCCAACGTCGAGCGTGCGCGCTTCCTGGCGGAGGCCTCCCCCTCGATCGTGACGCCGCTGAACAAGTACATCGGCTACGAGAACGCGGCCAAGATCGCGAAGAAGGCCGTCGCCGAGGGCCTCACCGTCCGCGAAGCCGTCGTCGCGCTCGGCTTCGTGGAGCGCGGTGAACTCACCGAGGAGCAGCTGGCCTCCGCCCTCGACGTCCTGTCGATGACGCGGCCGCCGCAGGCCTGA
- a CDS encoding carbonic anhydrase produces the protein MTQQLTPAAAWRRLQEGNARFVASDVSHPNQDASRRTALVNNQNPFAVIFGCSDSRLAAEIIFDLGLGDVFVVRTAGQVIDDAVLGSLEYSVSVLGVPLIVILGHDSCGAVTATVNAVETGEMPVGFIRDLVERITPSVLTARRAGITDINTTVIEHTKQTSGRLVDSSRVIAEAVENGSVAVIGVSYRLDEGKAVLVSGFGAL, from the coding sequence GTGACACAGCAACTGACTCCAGCCGCGGCATGGCGCCGGCTCCAGGAGGGCAACGCCCGGTTCGTCGCCTCCGACGTCTCACATCCCAACCAGGATGCATCCCGCCGGACCGCGCTCGTGAACAACCAGAACCCGTTCGCCGTCATCTTCGGCTGCTCGGATTCGCGCCTGGCGGCGGAGATCATCTTCGATCTCGGCCTCGGCGACGTCTTCGTGGTGCGGACGGCCGGCCAGGTGATCGACGACGCCGTCCTCGGCTCGCTCGAGTACAGCGTCAGCGTCCTGGGCGTGCCGCTGATCGTGATCCTCGGACACGACAGCTGCGGGGCGGTCACCGCGACCGTCAACGCCGTCGAGACCGGGGAGATGCCCGTCGGGTTCATCCGTGACCTGGTGGAGCGCATCACGCCGTCGGTCCTCACCGCGCGCAGGGCCGGCATCACCGACATCAACACCACCGTCATCGAGCACACGAAGCAGACCTCGGGGCGGCTCGTCGACAGCTCGCGGGTGATCGCGGAGGCCGTGGAGAACGGTTCCGTCGCCGTCATCGGCGTCTCCTACCGCCTGGACGAGGGCAAGGCCGTGCTCGTGTCAGGATTTGGCGCACTGTAG